A genomic region of Nostoc sp. UHCC 0702 contains the following coding sequences:
- a CDS encoding DUF2807 domain-containing protein, which yields MKSKLSSLVACLTALSLFAGCSFKLGGLRGSGIVKTESREVGGFSSISSESVGRIMVQQIGKESLTITAEDNILPLLESRVADNVLYLTTVKDANLDPTKPIEFVVEVKSLESLNINGVGSVEVKDIQAKRLSVSLDGVGSMTIAGSVDVLELTLSGVGSFQGENFKTKQATIRNSGVGSAVVNVSEQLDATVSGVGSVEYIGSPQVRRESVRGVGSVKKR from the coding sequence ATGAAATCTAAGCTATCCAGTTTGGTTGCGTGTTTAACAGCTTTGAGCCTGTTCGCGGGCTGCTCTTTTAAGTTAGGTGGGCTTAGAGGATCTGGGATCGTCAAGACCGAATCCAGAGAAGTGGGTGGATTCTCATCCATCTCTAGTGAATCCGTGGGCAGGATTATGGTGCAGCAAATAGGAAAAGAGTCCCTGACGATCACCGCTGAAGACAACATCCTGCCCCTCCTAGAGAGTCGCGTAGCTGACAATGTTCTGTATCTCACCACCGTGAAAGATGCCAATCTCGATCCGACCAAGCCCATTGAGTTCGTTGTGGAGGTCAAGAGCTTGGAGAGCTTGAACATAAACGGTGTCGGGAGTGTTGAAGTCAAGGATATCCAAGCTAAACGGTTGTCGGTTTCTCTTGATGGGGTGGGCAGCATGACGATCGCCGGAAGTGTTGATGTGCTGGAACTCACTCTTTCCGGGGTCGGAAGTTTCCAAGGCGAGAATTTCAAGACTAAGCAGGCTACAATTCGCAACAGCGGCGTGGGTAGTGCTGTGGTTAATGTGAGTGAGCAGTTAGATGCGACTGTATCTGGCGTGGGGTCAGTAGAGTATATTGGCTCTCCTCAAGTCCGCCGGGAATCTGTGCGGGGCGTGGGTTCGGTTAAGAAACGTTAG